The Rahnella aquatilis CIP 78.65 = ATCC 33071 genomic sequence TATCGATTACTGCGACAGGCAAAGGTAACGACTCACACAGTGGTGATATTGCTATTGGCGGCAGTCAGCTAAAAGCGGGTGGTAATACGTCTCTGAATGCCGCCCATGATATCTTGCTGACCGGCGCGGCAAATACCCAGGAAAGCACGGGCAAAAATAGCAGCAACGGCGGCGGTGTTGGCCTGAGTTTCGGAGTAGGCAGCGGGAGTGCCGGACTGAGCATATTTGCCAGCGTTAATGGGGCAAAAGGCAATGATAAAGGTAATGGCACCCGTTGGTCAGAAACCACGCTCGACAGCGGTGGTAAAGTCACCCTCAACAGCGGACGTGATACCACCTTGTCAGGCGCGCAGGTGAACGGCAATAAAGTCGTGGTTGATGCTGGCCGCGACCTGACTATCACCAGTCTGCAGGACAGCGATGACTATAAATCGAAGCAAACCAGCTTCGGTGCAGGTGGCAGCTTTACCTTTGGTTCCATGAGTGGCTCAGGCTACATCAACCTCAGCCAGGATAAAATGAACAGCACCTACGAGAGTGTCGTAGAGCAAAGTGGCATTTATGCTGGGCAGGATGGGTTTGATATCCATGTGGGCGATCATACCCAACTGAACGGTGGTGTGATTGCCAGTCAGGGAACGGCGGACAAAAACCTGCTGGATACCGGTACGCTCGGTTTCAGTGATATCGGCAACGAAGCAGATTATAAGGTCAGCCACAGCGGCATCAGTCTGAGCGGTGGCAATGGTGCCAGCGTGATGAGCAACGCGATGTCGAACGTGGGTAACGTTCTGGCCGGGCTGAACGGTAAAGGCCATGCGGATGGCACCACCCAGTCGGCGGTGGCAGACGGAACCATTATCGTTCGTGATACCGCCAATCAGCAGCAAAGCGTGGCCGATTTAAGCCGTGACACAGACCATGCAAATGGCAGTATCAGTCCGATTTTTGACAAAGAAAAAGAGCAGAAGCGCCTGCAGGCGAGCCAGCTGGTGGGTGAGATTGCGGGTCAGATGACCGATATCGTCAATACTTATGGCGATATCCAGGCGTTGAAGGATCTGGGCGGTGTGCCTGAAGGGATGTCTGCGAATGACAGAGAAAGTTATCTCAAAACTCTGCGAAACAGTGATGCTTATCAGGCCGAAATTAGAAATTATGGTATTGGCAGCAATAACCAGATGGTGGTACAGGCACTCAGTGGCGTATTGCAGGGGATTGTCAGCGGCAACATCAGTGGAGCAATCGCAGGGGGAATAAGCCCGCTGATTGCCCGGGAAATCAAAAGTCACACGCTGAATGAAGACGGTACGACCAATGTCGCGGCTAATGCGATGGCCCATGCCGTCTGGGGCGCTGTAGCAGCGCAAATATCCGGAGGCAATGCAGCAGCGGGGGCTGCCGGCGCGTTCAGTGGTGAACTTGCCGCGCGTTATATAGCGGAATATTATTACCATGCGACCACTCAGGCGGATATAGATAAACTTTCGCAGAGCGACCGGCAGGAAATCAGCTTACTGAGTACGCTGGCGGCGGGTGTTGCCGGAGCAACAGCGGGCAATAACCTGTCTTCTGCGACGACAGGGGCGCAGGCGGGGAAGAATGCGGTTGAGAATAATACGCTTGGAGCGGTTATTCAGGGCGGGAAACTGGCGATTCAAGGTTGCGCCGAAGTCACGGTATGTCGAAATGCGCTGGTTGAGAAAGGGATGGGAGCCCTGCTCGGTATAGGTGCAGCTAAAACAGTATTGGATAATCTCTCTTCAACTGAAAGGGATTATGTCTTTAGTGTGGCGATGTCGGGTAAGGCTGACCTGATAGAGAAACTGACGCCTGAACAACGGGCTGCCTATAATTATATGGTAGGTCAGGATCAGAAAGGACTCATCACCATTTTCCCGAAACCGGACATGGATCTGACGGGCGGCAAGCTGGTGAATCCGGCTCAGGATGAGCAGAAAGGGACGGCGTTTGTTACGCCAGATCAAAGTGGTAGTCAGGGTGCCAGTAACACAGGTAACAACGCAGGTGTGCCTGATGTGGGTAGTAATACCACGACTACGCCGATTGCAGAGCAGAATCCGGATGATTTGGCTTATACATCAGAGAAAAGTAAATATGTTCCTAGTCCCAAACATGCTGCTGGAGGTTGGGGAACTCCTATGGACTTAAGTGATTCGAAGGCTCAGGAAGTATTAAATAACTCCATTCAAGGTGGTAAGCAAAAATATGGTGTTAGTGATGGTAAAATCTATGAATTTCAACCTGATAATGTTGGCGGATGGCATGGTTATCCAGTGCCTGGGACAGAAGCACCACCAAAAGTATTACGTGAGTTTCTTGCTAGAGGTGATATTAACAAAGCCGAATACAATAAAATGATTAAAGGTAAATAGTTATGAATAAGCTGAATATCATTTTGCTTAATTCTGCTGAATCGAAAAAAGCACAAGCTGTTGAAATATCGATAAAAAACAATGGCGTTTTGCATGCATTGTTTACCGGGATAGTCGATTTTCAAGCATTAATTGAGTGGTTAAAAGAAAATGAAGATGCAATTCGAAAAGCGGACTTTCCGATAGTTAATTTAACTCAAGACTCTTTAGCAAAAAAAGTCCATTGCTTTTATGAGAGTGTGGACGTTGATGACGATGATCTCATTGATGCAATGTTTGATTATAGAACATCCCATTGCCTTAGATTTGCATGTCGTGGAGTGGATTTCCCTGAGATTTATATTGGGAAGTTAGGAAGTAAACATGAAATATCTTTATTTACAGACAATGAAACTTGGCGATATTTTTTTGATGTTGATGATTTTTTTGGCAAATTGAAATGCTGAATAAGTCCCGACTCTAGAGCCGGGATTTTATTCTATAGCCTCAGCTATGATGCTGATTCTGTAGTCCCTCCGCTTTTTAGCACCACCGCCAATGAGGATCTCCGGCCAGTTTTTGCCTCGCATAGATAACGGGTGGCATATCACCCAGTGAGCTATGCGGACGTTCTTCGTTATATTCTGCGCGCCAGTCTGTTAGCACACGGACTTTTGACAGTGTTCTGAACAGATACATATCGAGTATTTCTGTTCGTAGCGTTTTGTTAAATCGCTCAATAAATCCGTTCTGCATTGGCCTGCCTGGCTGAATAAAATCGAGTATCACGCCGTGCAACTCTGCCCATTCAGCTAAAGCAGCGGCTGTAAGTTCTGGCCCGTGATACCTATTGAATGCATCTGGTTAGCGTTTAAGTCAGCCATTTTCTACAACTTGTAGTGTCTGTCACAAGTGGAGAAAATCAATGAACACTCCTGTTAGCAATGTCAGCATGTCGGGGACACTGATTGCCCTGGATATCTCTAAAAAACATCATGATGCAAAAATTCGGTACCCGGATGGACGAACGTCTTATCTGCGTATTGAAAACACACTGGAAGGGTTCAACCGACTGCTTGCTCTCACCGCTTCACCCCATGACAGTATTATCGCCGCCTTTGAACCTACCTCTGATTATCATCGCAACATCGCATGGTGATTACATCAGCAGGGAGTAAAGTGCCATCTTGTTTCATCTGTCAGATGTGCTCGGGCCCGCGAGATGCTGTTTAAAACCTGGGATAAAAATGATCGTAAAGATGCCAGTGTCATCATGTATTTGCTGGAACAGGGTTTATCTTCGCCATTTTATGATCCTCTGGCGAATGGCGTTATCGATATACAGGAAATATCAAACACCTACCATCAGGTTACGCTGGCACGAACCCGCTGTCTGAACAGCCTGGTGAATCACTATCTGACCCTTTATTTTCCCGAGGCTGAACAATTTCTGCATATGTCCCGGGCAGAGTGGTTCTGTCAGTTTTTACTTCAGTTTCCCACACCGTCCTGTATCACATCACTGAACCGGGATTTGTTTGTAAAACAGGCATGGGATGTTGTTGGCCGGAAGCAGTATAAACAGCAGTTTCTTGAGCACCTCTATGATATTTCAGCGAATTCCATTGCGTTACCGTTGTCGGATGGTTCTCTGGCAGTAACGACGTTCAAATTACAGCTTCATCGATATGTCGAGCTTTCGGCTCAACGGTTGCAGCTTGAGAAACAGGCAGAAAATTATTTACAGGAACGGAGTGATTACCAACATTTACGTACAATCCCGGGTATTGGCGCAGTCATTGCCCTGATGATAATTGCTGAAAGTGGTGATTTGACACGTTTCGCGCATTACCGACAGTATCTCAGCTTCTGCGGTTTTAACCTTTCCGCCAGCCAGAGCGGGCAAAAACACAGTGGTTACCGATTGTCAAAACGTGGAAACGCACGGTTAAGATATGCATTCTGGCTTGCCGCCACCGTAGCCGTAAGAACGAGAGAAAACAGCTTCCGGTACAAATATGAACGTTATATCCGGGAAAATGGAGATAAACCCGATCAGAAAAGAAAAGCCATGACGGCAGTGGCAACAAAAGTCGCCAGAGTAGCGCATGCGATTGTAAAACAGGATATTGATTATAAAGGGTATTATGAAATAAGCCATGGGACGTGATTCAATGGGCCGTAAGGCGCATCGCGACCATTAGATAATGCTCAACGTCCATGGCTTCCCAAAATGCTGTGTTAAGTCCTGTCGGGCCATCCGGACCCTTGTATATCATGGTAAGCATGTTTATAAGCCAAAAGGAAATGAGCAATATCGGATATAAAATAAACCATCACCTTCTTATCAGATGGCGGGAGCCCTTTGCGTAAAAACAGTTGACTCAGACGGTAGTCCGTGATACCAGCCGGCAAGCGCAGGATGTGGGTACGCTGAGCCGAAATACCGACGATGCCAATGGTCATATCGACAAGATTTTTGATAAGGACAAAATTCAGACCGATCAGCAGGTGACACAACTGGCTGAGCAGGTCATGCAACAAACGGCAAGCAATGTTTTAAACCAGTTGTCGGTCAATGCGAAAGACGATGCCGCGAAAAAACTGTCATCAGATGCTGCTTATCAGGCGGCTGATGCAGGCCAGAGGAAAAGCATGGAAGATGCTGCTTTTCTGGCGGTGGATCAGAAATACGGCATTGGCAGTCCGTACTGGACCGCAGCAACGGCTATCAGCGGAGCGCTTGCCGGGCTCACCGGTGGTGATATGGGACAGGCGCTGGCGGGCTGGCCCCTTATCTGTCCCTGGCCGTGAAGGCGGCGACCACAGACGCCAAAGGCAACGTTAACGAAGTCGAAAATATCACCGGGCATGCGCTTGCCGGCGCAGTGGTCGCCTATCTGCAGGGCGGTTCTGTGTCGGGCGGTGCAGCGGGTGCCGCGACAGGCGAACTGGCTGCACAACTGATTGCGAAAGAGCTGTATCCGGGGGTAAAACCGGAAAACCTGACGAATGAGCAAAAAGCTAATGTCAGCGCACTGAGCACGCTGGCCGCCGGACTGGCAGGCGGCGTGGCGGGGAATTCTTTGCTTGCTACAGGGACGGGGGCGGTTGCTGGGAAAACGGCGGTGGAGAATAATGCAGTTGGCTGCTCAGCGCGTACCTGCCCAACTAGTCTCGGTGACGATATTATGCACGGTGGCGGCATGGGCGGCGGAACAACAGGTGGCGCGGCCGGTGCAGGAATTGGGGCGATTATTGCCGGGATGTTTGGTGATGATGAGAAGCATGACCAACCGAATGTTGGCAAGGATCTGACAGATGCCGATAAAGCCGAACTGGGTGGTACGGGTTCAGGAACACCGGGCGGCTGGGGGCCAGAGGATGAGGAAAATGCGCGGAATCAAGAATCTACTTAATCTATTGAATGACCCATCATTTAGGAAGGCGATCAATAAAGGGTTGACTCAGTATTTAGGAGAGAAGAAATGAAGTGTAATTATTTGATGGAAAAGGAAATGAAGGTTGCAGATTGGAGGGGGTTATCTCTTCCTGATGATTTGCAGTCATGGATTAATGGCGGTTTTTTAGAAGATAACGGCTGTGTTTTTTTACGCTCTCTATACAAAAATTACCAAGGGTTAGATAATTTCCCTGATAGGACAGGGGTTGAATGTTTTGTAAACTCTTTTCATATTGATGATTATGTATCCGAACGGTATCTGGATTACTCATTTTTATTTTGTGAGCAAATATTAGCTTGCTGGAAAAAATACAATCAGTCCCAGAAATTAAATGTGATTATTTCTCATGATGAATTTGGTGCAGTGGTTAAGTTTCATGTGAAGCGTCAGAACGAAAATTGGTTAAGTAGTAATCTTGAAGGATATAAGGAAGCAGTTTTAGAAACCAGTGAACCTATTTAACGTTAAAAACGTCCTAGCCCTCGCGCCGGGAACGTTATTTTTACCGGTCAGACTCTCCGTGCTGCCTTCATCCCATTGCTCTTGTTCGTGATCTTTGGCGGTGGTCTGGAAATGCTTCAGCAACCGGACAGGAAATCTTTTGTGGCCACCGCCAGTTGGCCATGCCCCGACACCCTAGCGTTAAAATAAAAAACCCCCGGCGCTGGCCGGGGATGAGGGTGTGATTACTCGGCAAACATCAGGCCGCCGGGGTAATGCTTCATCCATTTCGCTGCCGTGTCCGTGTCAAAGGCTTCGCAAAAGCTCAGTTTTATTTTTCAGTCTGTAAAAGCATCTGTAGGTGACTCACTGACGGGCAAAGACGATCTGTAAGCGCCCCACATATCAAAATAATCGGAAATTGTTAGCTATAAATATTTAAAATTCAGTTGGTGCTAAGAAACTGCTGGAGTTGTTCAAAATGTTGCGCAGTCTGGGGGCGATGAGTGCCTGAATCTAAATAAGTCTCTGGCGAGTGAAGCGCAGTGGGCTGGCAATGGGGTTAAAGATCCTTTATATGATGCACCTAGTTAGCAGCAGAATGTGCTTACAAGGACGTAAAATTTTCCCTCATACACGTCATGGCCTCACAGGGAATCGTAAGAAAAGATTTTGCAGAGAAAAGCGCTTCCCCAGAATGAAGGGTAAATATCTGCTCTGATTGAAAAGGGAAAGCGCTTGGGAAGAGGGAAAACAGCTGGATAATGCCACTTAACCAGCTGTTTTAAAGGCTAAACATCAGCGGTCTTGAACTTGCTTATGAAACAGTTCCCTGAATACCGGATAAATATCTTCCTGTTCACGGATATGCTGCATGGCGAAATTATCGAATTTCTCCTGTAGCACTTCGTATTCACGCCACAGCGTCTGGTGGGCGCGGCGGGTGATTTCGATATAGCTGTAATAACGCACCATCGGCAGGATCTTCTGTGCCAGAAGCTGGTGGCAGAGCGGGGAGTCGTCAGCCCAGTTATCGCCATCGGAGGCCTGCGCGGCATAAATATTCCACTGTGCCGGGTCGTAGCGTTCCTGAATGACTTCATCCATCAGTTTCAGGGCACTCGACACGATGGTGCCGCCGGTCTCCTGCGAGTAGAAGAACTCCTGTTCATCCACTTCTTTAGCTTGTGTATGGTGACGGATATAGACCACGTCAACGTTCTTATACGTCCGGCTCAGGAACAGATAGAGCAGGATATAGAAACGCTTGGCCATGTCCTTGGTTGCCTGATCCATCGAACCGGAGACATCCATCAGACAGAACATCACCGCCTGGCTGGAAGGCTCGGGGCGACGTTCATAGTTTCGGTAGCGCAAATCAAAGGTATCGATAAACGGCGTTTTGGCGATTTTTGCCCGCAGCTCAGCAATCTCTTTGCGCAACCGTTCTTCTTCCAGTAATTGTGCCGGTTCGCTGTGCTCGACCTCGGTCAGCGTCGATTCCAGTTCACGCAGCTCCCGTTTTTTACCCGCGGTCATCGCCGTACGGCGGGCCAGCGAGTTTTGCAAAGAGCGCACCACACTGATATTAGCCGGTACGCCGTTAGACGTATAACCGGAGCGGTGGGTTTTAAATTCATTCAGCTGTTTATGCTGGTTTTTTCTCAGGTTAGGCAGCGCCAGATCTTCAAACAGCAGATCGAGATATTCGTCCTTTGAAATCTGGAATGAAAACTCATCTTCGCCTTCACCATCCTTGCTGGCATCGCCCTGACCACTGCCGCCGCCACCGCCCCCCTGCGGCCGTTCGATGCGGTCATTCTGTACAAAGTGGTCGTTGCCGGGATGAACACGGTGGCGCAAGCCACCGCGACCCTGATGAAACATGGGCTCGTTGATATCGGAATTGGGGATCGAAACTGATTCCCCGCTATCCACGTCGGTAACCGAACGCTTGTTGATGGCCTCGGCAATCGACTGTTTGATTTGCGACTTATAGCGGCGCAAAAAGCGCTGGCGGTTCACCGCGCTTTTATTCTTGCCATTCAGCCGACGGTCAATAAAATACGTCATATTTCCCCCAAACGACGTTGCCAACGATCTTCTGTTACGAGGATTTTCTTACGCGCAGGTACCATTCACACAGCAGTCGTACCTGTTTGCGTGTGTATCCTTTCTCCATCATTCTGTCGACAAAATCATCATGTTTTTTCTGTTCATCCGTCGACGTCTTGGCGTTAAACGAGATAACTGGCAGTAATTCCTCGGTATTTGAGAACATTTTTTTCTCAATCACCGTGCGCAGTTTTTCGTAACTGGTCCAGTTTGGATTGCGGCCGCTGTTATTGGCACGGGCACGCAGCACGAAGTTGA encodes the following:
- a CDS encoding YeaH/YhbH family protein gives rise to the protein MTYFIDRRLNGKNKSAVNRQRFLRRYKSQIKQSIAEAINKRSVTDVDSGESVSIPNSDINEPMFHQGRGGLRHRVHPGNDHFVQNDRIERPQGGGGGGSGQGDASKDGEGEDEFSFQISKDEYLDLLFEDLALPNLRKNQHKQLNEFKTHRSGYTSNGVPANISVVRSLQNSLARRTAMTAGKKRELRELESTLTEVEHSEPAQLLEEERLRKEIAELRAKIAKTPFIDTFDLRYRNYERRPEPSSQAVMFCLMDVSGSMDQATKDMAKRFYILLYLFLSRTYKNVDVVYIRHHTQAKEVDEQEFFYSQETGGTIVSSALKLMDEVIQERYDPAQWNIYAAQASDGDNWADDSPLCHQLLAQKILPMVRYYSYIEITRRAHQTLWREYEVLQEKFDNFAMQHIREQEDIYPVFRELFHKQVQDR
- a CDS encoding VENN motif pre-toxin domain-containing protein, which translates into the protein MKAATTDAKGNVNEVENITGHALAGAVVAYLQGGSVSGGAAGAATGELAAQLIAKELYPGVKPENLTNEQKANVSALSTLAAGLAGGVAGNSLLATGTGAVAGKTAVENNAVGCSARTCPTSLGDDIMHGGGMGGGTTGGAAGAGIGAIIAGMFGDDEKHDQPNVGKDLTDADKAELGGTGSGTPGGWGPEDEENARNQEST